The genomic interval TGGCTGAtcatacaatatttaatatcGAATTATATATAATCTGTTGTTCTGTTCTTCCAAATTTACCACAATTGTTGTTCAAACAAGATATTCATCTTTCTGAGATCTGCTAAATGCAGTCCATATAAGTTATGGCTTGTGAGCTCCTGCCTAAAACGCTCGACAGATGATACGATAGATATATTGAATGGGACAACAGTTCATTCCAAGCCAAAAACAGTTCATTCCAAGCAACAAATTACGTATGCAGTCAGAGAAATATATCTAGCTAACAGGATAAACAGCAGTCAGTAACAACACGTAAATctaaaggaaaagagaaagctGCGGCTGTTATTAATTGTACTGCTCCATGCTGATATCTCTAGCAGCCTTACAAGTTACAAGTTTGGTATGTGGGGAAACAAAATCTAGAATCATTTGACATGTATAAATTGTGCATTGGTTTCTTAAAACACGGCATACTTACAAGTTCAAACATCGGTAGTAATTAATACCGCCAGCGAAACCAGTTTTTGCATACACACTTGCTAGATAACTGATATCTTCCTCGGAGAGCCATGGGGGCAATGTTATTTCCTTGTTGCTTGCCCGCATTTTTTTAAGGGACATAGCAGAAGATCCTGTGGTTTGAACGATCAAGGCCAATTTGAAGAATCTCTTCAAGTCAAAACTGGTGAATTCTTTTTCAATTCCAGGTTCCTGGCAACCAACATCACACTTGTGAAggcaaattttcaaaattacaTGACTGAAAAATGGTTCAGAAACAGTTGCCAAGTACTGGCTTCATGGGGACAGAGCTCAATATGGGTCAGAAATTCAACTAGTGAACCTAGTCGTTCAAACTTCAAACTGTTGGTAAACAATGTATTGTTTTGCTAAGCAGTATTTATTCGTTAGCCCATGCCGATACATTTAGAGagctaaaccatctaatcatATAAGCATACTACAACAAGGAACTGCttgtaaagaaaagaaaaggtttatAGGCATGACTAAATTAAATCTCCAAAGATCAATTGACAGGAACATTTAACACGCGGACCCAGCAGATGCACAAAAATGAACTTCTCTGAGTACATCTGTGTTATGTGTTCATCTATGACTAGCGTATTAAGATGAAGAGCACATTGTGAGCACCACACACCAGATAGGATAGCAATACACTCAACTCGCCTGCCCATTACGATGAAGTAAACTATTAATTGGTAAACAAAATCAGCATAATCATTCTCAAAACTAGTTGCTAATCAGTAGATACCAGACATCTGCACCGGGGATTTAGCTTTGATTGTTCATTAGACAGTAGCCGATTGGCCATAGTTATGGCCTTGCGCACCTGGAATCGGCAGACGTAGTAATCGTCGCCATACGCTCGGCGGAAATAGTCGAGGGGCTTCTCGGCGGGGCGCCTCGGCATGAACGCGACGCTGAGGTTGACGAGCGCGCGGACCCGGTCCGGCCGCAGCAGGCACAGGTTCCACGACACGATTGCGCCCCAGTCGTGCCCCACCAAGAACACCTACACCTCAACGGCGGACGCATCAGCCGCGCCAATCTCCGCATCTCAGCGATTCGGGTTCGGGGTGCGTGCTTTACCTGGGGGAGCTCGAGGGCGTCGAGGAGGGCGACGAGGTCGCCCACGATGTGGAAGATGGTGTACGAGGTGggctccggcggcgcggtggtgcCGCCGTAGCCGCGGAGGTCGGGGGCGACGCAGCGGTAGCCGAGCGCGGCCAGGTGCCCCATCTGGTGGCGCCACGAGTACCACAGCTCCGGGAAGCCGTGCACGAACAGCAACGGTGGGGCGGCGGAGCCGGCCGGCCCCGCCTCCGCGACGTGCATCGAGATTCCGTTCGCCTCCACCTGCCGGTGCcttaccgccgccgccatggcctccaccgccgctgcgACGCCGTGCGGTGCTGTGCTACTGCTTTGGGTTCTGGCCGTGGACCTGATTTCCCAAGGTCGTTGGGGAGTTGGATAGGTATCtttcatctttattttttgagtttttacaAACTTACCGCTAGgcttttctatattataatgaTAGCACTAATAGTAATTTATAACATTTTATTGGTAGTTTTACAATAACGATTTAAATCAATGGTAAATTTATGATGACTTTTTCCATTGAGGTACGGCCATCTGAAAATCACGATTATAACTAGAAGTATGACAAAccacataacatatttgttttaaaatataaacatttttagaagTCAAAATTTATACCATAATAAACATTTACGTACTGATTTTAGTGATTAAATGATTTAAGAGACAATTGgatatttaaaaagaaaattaatcaatttaaaatttaaaaactaaaggggagaggagaaaagGCAGTTCACGCCACAACCGGGCAATGCCTTACCTATGCCGAGAACACAACATCAACCCAAGAATGAAGAAACCAAGATTATGCTTCACTCCATGTGTCGTGTTCGGATCCTCTACAGTAAAGTATAGGAGCACTGTTCGTGTGAGAGGAACAGTAAATCAATGCTATGAGTAGTATAGAAAATACTGTAGCAACGGTAacccaaaatattgtttgtccTCATAGTAAATATTATAGCGATAAATCTCGGTCATCGATTTTGATCCAATGGTTACGAAATATACTAAATTTATCCTACTGTGTGCACCATGCTACTGCATGGGATCACGTTCCCTATGTGGCCACTCGCCAAAGTATCGGAAGGGGATGGGGAGTTTAGATCTAATGACCATACTAAGGTGTACCGTTCACTGGACTAGAGAAAGAATGTCAATAGCATGATAGTTGTGATCtactattttttagtcttgttgTATTTTTGATGTATTCGATGTTTTCACCTTAAGGCATTGCACATGATTTGGACTGTGTTTTTTAGACGCTGTGTATAGTAGGGTTTTAGGGTATCTTTGGAACATTAGATTTTCAAAGGAAATAGTTCAATTACTCCATTTCTTCTTTTAAATCCTTTAAATTGTtgctattattattttcagtgtTGCATTTACTTAAAATGTTGTTTTACTAAGCAATGAAGCATTTGTAAACGAGCTGGTGATGAaacatatgaaatattattttattgaaacatatttgtcatggagttatgaaacatttttttacgcAAAGTGGAGCACCGTCCGACGATTTGCTAGTTCCATCATGGCATCATGGTAATCATGCGCAACCACTGCGACGCTTTGCTGGTGCTTTTTTACAACGAAGGGACAAAATGTGTGGATTTCTATCGTTAAACATTGAAATTCCGTGGGAATAATACGGTCCAAACAACAGCAGCGTCGTGCCACGTACACGTACGTACACATGCATGTTTGACAAATCTCTCGAAAAAcgaaagaaaatttatttgttttgacaTATATGAACAAATCTTCATATGCGATCATATATTCAGCTCGGTTTAGCCTCAGTTGCGTTGAGGCGTGAACTTGACGAGGAAGTTGTAGATGAGATCGCTGACTTCCTCCGCCCTCTCCTGCTGGATGAagtggccggcgccggggatgacgacgacgtccTCGAGCAGCGGCACGTCGGCCTTGAAGCCGCCCTTGTGGAGGTAGTCCTGGATGCCGGCGTAGTGGTACGtcaggtcgccgtcgccgacgacgaacCTGGTCGGCACCTGCACCTTGGCGTCCGCCCACGGCGCCGCCAGCTCCCAGTTCCTGTCCATGTTGCGGTAGTAGTTGATGCCGCCGGTGAAGCCGGTCCTctcgaaggcggcggcgaagtaGTCGACGTCGGCCTCCGTCAGCCACGGCGGGAGCGGCGTCTCCTCGCTctccggctcgccggcgccgtggacGGTGAAGCGGTTGCAGAGGACCTTCCTCATGACCTGCCTCGCGTGCGCCGGCGCGAGCTCCTTCTCCGCAACGCCCGGCTCCTGCACCAATGAATTGGGCCAGATTCTCACATACAATTGGGCCTAAAAATGGGCCGGCCCTGACAGGGTGAAAGGTAAGTGGGCTCATGTATGGCAGTGGCTGAACCGACCAGAGATCATCTCGACAAGTGGATCACGCACAAGAATGAACAAGATCGCGAAATGGAATGGAAAAGTAAACGCAGGGCAGGTAATTATCAACGTCGGTCGACGAATCAAAGCAAGCAATTTAGGGATTAATCTCTCAATTTCCCTATTTCGGCTTGATTTGTTCCATGCACACTTCTCTATAAAATGGCAGATACGTATGCGTTTCGTAATCAATCGATCAGAAGAGAAGTAGATAAGAGGGCTTAGAGCTTTGTGTGTGCGTTAATGGCGGAGCCCGTCATCCTCAAGATGAACGTGCACTGCGGCAAATGCGCGACGAGGATCCGCAGGGCCATCAAGAACATGCACGGTGAGATCAGCCGGCGAATGCTACTCtcatggtcgtcgtcgtctcgatCGATTTGATCGAATGCTACTTGGGTGCAGGGGTGGAGAAGGTGTGGGCGTCGCCGGAGACGGGGCTGGTGATCGTCACCGGAACGGCCGACGCGCTGGCGCTCAGGTGGCGGCTCTGGCTCAAGATCAGGAGGTCGGCCACCGTCGTGAGCGACGGCACGCCGGAGCGGATTCCGCCGGAGGGCGGGATGACGCacctggcgccggcgcccgcctACGCCGTGCCGCCGTACTACACCTGGGGCGCCACGCCGCCGATGCACGGAGCTCCCtacgtggcggcggcgccggcgggctaCCTGTACTGCAACCAGTTGGCGCCGGTGCAGTACGTGCCACGCGGCACGCCGGCGCGcttcgtcgacgacgacggcgagagcCCCCACGGCTGCTGCTCCGTCCAGTGAGCGAACCTACCTCCGAGTACTATCAGTCGTagtacgcggcggcggcgtcaccAGCGAACGAATAAGCCTAGGTGATTGAGCTGAGCTCACACAGTCACACTAATCCACTGGAGACTGGTACTGGACTATTGGTAGTAGcagtatacatatttttttcgtgtACTGCAGCCAGCCAACGAGTTCGTGCTGGCTCTGATCCGTTAAACTTGAACAATATAATAGTATTAATATACCAGTGTATTATAATGGGTTAGATATAAATGATTAGATTATGTGATGGTCTAACACTCTCTATGTGAAATTGTGTGCATTAGGTGGTGAGCACTGAGATCCTCTGGAAGTGGTTGGTCTTAATTAGTTCGTAGGTTCACGTGTTagtaaccttaaattttacaaCAAATGATCTAGGGGACCTACATTGATGACTTGGTTTTCAAATAGCAAACGGAAGAGTTTGTTTGAGTTTGTGTCGTCACGTGTTCGACCTAATTAAAGCTTCGGTTTCAGTGTAGTCACATGATAGTACTAGATAAAATATGCCCATGCTGCATGTTCAAGCTTGATAGTAGAAGAACGGCAGGTCGGCAATATGCAGAGATGGTAATAGCAGAGGAAACAAACGGCAGTGCGGTTTGTTTGGGCTTGCCTGGAAGCGGCAGATGTAGTAGGTGGGGCCGTACGCCTTGAGGAAGTAGTCGGTGGCCttgacggcgccggcgccggagcggaTGAAGATGTGGCGCATGAAGGCGACGCTGGTGTTGACGAGCGCCGCCACGCGATCCGGCCGGAACAGGCACATGTACCACGCGATTAGCGCGCCCCAGTCGTGCCCCACCACGAACACCTGCTTCAGTTCCAGTGTTTCGATGCGATTCGTCGAAGGAGACCAAGTCAGATCAGATCGATTCGctaaatttttgtttgcagctgcagctggttCAAAATCTTATTCGAAACAGAAATAAACATTCCCTAGTTGTAATATGTCTCGCTTTTAAGTATTGATtgacaatatttttgtagaaaaaaagcAATCAAAATGACGAATTGAATAGGGTCTTTTTCGTGGCGAAAAAATGAATAGAACTAAATTAGGACTGtttcatcctaaaataagtatGTACCtctagtttaaaattaaactataataCTACGTTTATTTGGGACGGATATAGTAAACAGTGAGAACTATTTGAAACTATGCATGTGAATTTGGCAGTActctaattagtttttcagTGCTTGCTCTGCTTGATTCTATTGGCCTTTCATTTTCGTCCTTACTTCAGAGCATTTGACCAATTAACATACACCGATGCATCTCGATCACTATGACTATGAGATTGCTCGTTGGATAATGCTAATCAAACTGGCAGGCAATCCACTCCATCAATTCTGGAATATGCcgaattattttatttcatattccCGGAGATGATGGCCCATCGGCATCTACTGTATCGAAGTATATACCAAATCagtctttttttaatgtatttgcataaaatttttaataagatgaagggTAATAATTCAGTAGTGTCATTAAAAAATCGGAATTAGTACGTTAATAGCGGGATTAATCCAACAAAACGCCTGATTAATTAACAGTAAAGCGTGGTGGTCGTTACCTTGGAGAGGCCAAGGGCGTCGAGGAGCGCGACGAGGTCGCCGACGACGTGGAAGGCGGTGTAGGACTCGATCtcgggcggcgcggtggtgcCGCCGTAGCCGCGGAGGTCGGGGGCGAGGCAGCGGAAGCCGCGGGCGGCGAGGTGCTCCATCTGGTGGCGCCACGAGTACCAGAGCTCCGGGAAGCCGTGCACGAACAGCACCGCCggcgcgccctcgccgccggcctccgctaCGTGGATGGAGATGCCGttcgcctccacctcccggtGCCTgatggtcgccgccgccgccatgcttGCTCTCCACCAACCAACCGAAACGAACTCTCGCCGGCGAAATTGTCGTGTGCGTGCTTGTGCCTCGCGATGGAAGCTCGCCTGCGGCGTGAGCTTGCTATTTATGGTGTTGACACCGAGAAGCTCGAGGTGTGAAAGTGGATAAACAAGAGGGGTCAAACTGAAAAAGCAGAAGGCGTATGCGCGCGTGTGACGTGGACACTGACGCACGTGGCGCGTGGGAACTCGCCGTCTCGGAATATCTGTCGATGAGTTGGTTGATATGGGGCTATCGACATTGGAACGTGTTCATATGGATTATGGAATGTTGCCAGAGTAATTTCAACTTTGCTCActcttatttgttttatagtgagtttatttttaagcaattactgtaaaaataaagaacaaaTACATcaagatttaataaaataaagggtATTCTATTTTTTGTGGCTTTTGTAATGGTACACGtgttatagatataaaatagttattttataatgaaTAGAGCAGTATGTTACAACTttgctataaatatatgtggataatagaaaaaaaagtaatattagctttcatgcaatgccgtacttaaaaaataacacattatatacatatacgtgagaaaaaaagattaaataaaattaacaaagtcatttttatatctaatctATTATACTCCATATTAGCTTTAAAATAGACTTGCTAAACTTGTTCTTATATACTTTcttcatccctaaatgtttgacgtcgttgacttttttatacatgtttgaccgttcgtcttattaaaaaaattacttaattattttatatcattttatgtattgttaaatatatttttttcatatatataactttacatatttgacatttttttaataaaacgaatagtcaaacgtataaaaaagttaatagttaatgtcgttaaacatttaggacgAAAGTGTTATGTAAGAATGAagtattgaatatttttttatcagtgcttaagtaaatttttctttttgggagGGCGCGGTACGTGAGGAGAGACAAGAACGTGCGGCGTTTTAACTAGTAGAGAAATGGGAAGGATTTATTGACTTGGGGCGTGGCAGTGGCAGTATAATGAACTGTGATAGGAATAGATTCTGTTGCTCGTGTAACGGCCTGCATCAACTTCAGTAGCAGTGTGTACGTGGAATCGTGGAAGGTGCAGCTAGGCATGGGTACAgtatgtgtatccacaatgtactcggaaagaaaaaaaaaaggggggaaaCCCATCCGGCCATCGGCATGTTCAtgaacagtttttttttatttcattaattaTCATATTGTATAATTGTATAAGTTCTATATTATAGAATAATAAGGGGTCATTTGTCtagtgatatatttataaacgaaaaattatttataaatataacttttatatacatattactTGCAATTTAAAAGCGACGGCTGAACCCAAAgtcaagttaaaaattaaaatttaaaagtataaaCTGAAGTGAAATGAAAAGTATACGTAAATCACATAAGGATCCACCTTTTGCATGTTTAAGGCTTTCAGCCATGCAAAAGTCATACCGTGAGTACCTGTTTTTTTATCTGGTTAACTAAATTAGATTatcttgtttttcaaaagcttTTTGAACGGCTAAtcggtatgttttttttcaaaaggttcacgtaaaaaaatttatttcaaaattcatataatccgcttttaagttttttaagttaataattaatcaatcatgtGAGTCTACAATAATTAAGGTAGTCAAGGTGGTACAAGAGATCACGGCGTGTACGGCagctttattttctttctgtaCTAGCACGTGTTATCTCGCAAAGAGGACATCTTGAAACaagaaaatgcattttgaacCATAATTATGAAACTGACAGACCAACAATCAGCGACCATATGAACATAGTATGCACCGCCTTCGATACGTACACAGCTAATTCACCAATCAAGAAGCCAAGCTGCCAAGGTAGGCCAAAGGAAAACACGACTTTTTTTACGTTGCGAACAAAACGCATCCGGTAGACTATTGTTATTGTCCTGTGcgttgaaattaattttttattaccaaTTAGATTAGTGTATTGTTGTGtgtgtattttttactaaCGAATACTCTGTCTATTTTTTTACGGTCACTtgtcatatttaatattatttacaaatatgcaaaactatGAGTGATtattaaagttactttactgctaaattaaatcataaaactaattaacaattatatatatatatatttaacataagataaataattaagagTATTTTTGTCATTCTTGAGTAGGTACTCATggtactattttttctatataaaatttggtacatctAGTAGTATTAAAGGTACCTATAGGTCCTAAATTTTACGTACAAAACAGTGGTACTTACTAATATCTTTTTTAAGCATGGGAAAATTGCTCAATAATTAAACCTAGACCTAGAAATTAATAGCATTAATAGCGTAAATAAAAGAACGTTGGAAgtactatattaattaatcagcaaCCTACGGCGACTATGCCTGCATCAGAGcaaggcggcgacgatgacgagcTTCTCGAACTGGCGCGCCCGCCTCTGCATCACGGCCATGGCTTCCCCGGCGAAGCGCGCGCAGCTGCCCCAGCACACGCCGCACTTGCTCGCCGCGGAACCCAGCTGCCGCagcgcctcgccgcgcgccccgCGCCGCAGCGCGGTCGCCGACGCGTTCAGGCTCCTCACGGCGGCGTCCACGTGCACGGTGCGGTCCCGCACGCACCGCCGTAGCCGCGTGTCGTTCTTGGCGCCCGCGATGCGGACGTACCCGAACGCGGCCAGCGCCGTGCCGGCCTcgatggcgacgcgggcggacatctcggcgaggcggcgcgtgtccggcgccgccggcgacctggGGTCCACGCGCAGcgagagcgcgcgcgcgcacaggTCAGGGAACGGAGTCTGCACGCACACACGCATCACCGGCTTCGGCACGGGCTCGGAGCCGTAGCCAGGCACCGAccgccacggcgccggcgccggcgccgccgcgtcgtgccggcggtggcagcacggcggtggcggcgagggatTGGAACGGAACGGAGAGAGCGAGCACGGCGACGAGGAAGGCAAGGTAAGCGGCGGCCATTGTTTTCCTTGATCCCGTCTCCACGACACTCCCATCGACTAGGTAGCAAGGTTGATGCAGAAGCGGAGATTGTTTGCAAAAGTTTGAGGTGTAGACGAGTTCGCGAGCTCGGGCACCGACCCACCAATGGCGGGGAGAGGACAgggctgcatgcatgctgctgctggcgcTCTGCCTGTGCTCCGGACTCCGGTAACTCCGCCATGGCCATCCATGATTTTTTCTCTCGAAGCTGTTCGGTTCGTGGACATGCGAGGGAGATCCGTTCATGGAGCTTCGGCCCATTCCAGTTCGGATTAATGGGCTTTACATTCATGGGCTTAATGGGCCACATTGAAAATCACGTAGCCCGTAAGATGGCCCGAGGGTTTGTCAGACGGACTTTCCGTTAGTGGGCCTCACGTGGGCCTACTGTTGTAGCGACACGTTTACATCAATTTTGTTAAATAAATGTTGTactgtatgatttttttttcgctcAAATCACGCGAATGACTAAGAACAATAATAGTGTACTTTCGATGTAGCTAGTatctaattataatataactaGCACTAAACTGTATGCATACTTTGATTTACGTGAGACCTACCTGCAAATTATATACCCACCACATTTGGAATTAAATATAACTCTAGTTATATTGTAACTATGCTAATACCGTAGTTACATTCGTgtgattttgatgaaaaaaatctatcgGGTGACACGCAGGCATTCCCGTTTCCCTCGGTGTGGAACTCTGAAACCAGAGAGACAGTGCACTCAGGGTCTTGCTTAGATTAGGAACAGTTAGCATCACGGTAAACATCTTACGTACCtgcaattaattaacttgagctaaataaaaaggaggaaaacCATGGCATGATACACAAAGAAATAAGCAAACACTGAAAGACAAAATGAGGGCTATAATTTTCTGTCTAACAAAGGCAAAAAATGATTTCCCTTATTTCATTGATAAGAGAAGATAAAACCACATCAAcctaaggaaaaaaatagccAAGAGCTAAACATCAACAAAATGAAGGCTAACTAATTCCTTCTTGTACCGTTCTCTCAAGAacactagctaattaatttctaCTACAAATTAACTCGCCATTAATCCAGCGTGTAATCATGGCAGAGgctggggaggaggaggaatcgCGTCCTTCATCTTGCTGATGAAGGCGACGGCGATCCTCATCATCTTCTGGAACTGGACGAGGCTGTGCTCCAGCATGACCTCCATGTCGCCGCTGAGCTCCCGGCAGCTGTACGTGCACAGCGACACGTCGTTGATGGCCCGCGTCGCCAGCGTCTTGGCCACGTCCTTGGCGCCGGCcttcatggcggcggcggcgccgtggatCTTCTTCATGGCGCTCGCCATCGTCACGGTGCAGTTGTTGAGGCACTTCTTGAAGTCCGGGACGGAGTTGTTGAACCCGGGAAGCTTGCCCTCGAACACGGTCGacgccaccgcgccggcctCCGTGGCCGCCTCCATGGCGACGGCCACCAGGGACTTGAAGTCCACCTGTCCCGgcgcgccggcgatggcggcgcccttgctcgacgccgacgccaccaCGGTCTGGATGTCGAGCAGGCGGTGGCCCAGGTCCTTCACGCACAGCCTGGGGAACGGCCCCATGGCGCACGCCGTGACGAGAGGGCTGGCGCCGGGCGGGAGGCGCGCGGCGTGGGCTGCCGGGAGACCGGCCATTGCTGAaacgccgaggaggaggacgacgacgaacaCGGACATGCtcagcgacgccgccgccattgtcTTTCTCTCTCGACCACACTCTTGTCAACTTTTTCCCGATCTTATTTGAGATCTCGTGAATTACAATATAGTGCAGGTCGATCGGATGCACGAACATATATAAGCTGATGAGACTGTGGATTCAGTGAGTGGTTCATGGTGCTCAGCTCGTCGGTCGTCAGTCGACGCGGCGTGCGGCTGTGAGGGTTTTTCTCGACGCTGATGCAACTATCCGAGCGCGCCATGGGTGGCCGCGAGGGAGTGAGCTAGCAGAGGAAGCGGGCCGGCTTGTGCGAGTCTTCGCTCTCCCGTACCCACGAGTTTTCGAAGAGGATGGGATGTCACTGTCACTGTCACGCCGGCTTGTGTTTCGTATCTATTGACGCCCTcagttgacttttaaatatatatttcacgttagttttattttaaaattttatataaatatatagaattataaaatatgtttaaaattgttttagtaataaattaaatcataataaaataatctatatagttatataatttttaataaaataaatgatttaacgtggatttaaaagtcaagacaTCATTTAAAAAACAGAGATAATACATGTTCACTTTTgttattgatcaaacgtttgattttttttttcagttaaaACGCGTGCAATGCATGGGGCTAGGGCGGAGGGCGTATATGAGTTTTTTAACTTGCGTGCATACGttcagattatcatccaacaacAGTGACCGAATTTGATTGAtgtaattaaaatttcaaacatttgataacTAGACGAACTCATACATGTTTGCATGGTTGCTTGACAGCACGTGCCACGCCACCTGGCTCATTATCGCactagcatgcatgcaattcAGGGTAGGAGACAACTTGTACTTGAATATTTGCTTGTTTATGGCTAGCTATATCTCACTGTACGAGGTTAGATTCTCCTAAAGGAGTATTATTTAACTACTTGAGTTTAACACGCATTTGACATAGGACGATGATCCTAAGCTACGTCCTAAGCAGGGTAAGATGCCCAGACCTCGTACTGGACTACGACCGAACCTCCTCACCGCTAAAAAGGCAGGTGGACCAATGCGGTCACGACAACACCCAAAGAGAGTTCAATGGTGGCGTCAAGTCCTTATTCATCTCGGTTTGACggtaaatatgaaaaagaacACACCAACAGGTgtccaataaaaagaagaCACGAATAAACGGGCCAGTTAACCACATCACCACATCACACATCACGAATAAACGGACTCATAATTATTTCAGCAACACTTGGCGTATTGGATTTGGGCGTGTTGATGGACATGGGCGAGAGCTAGCAGCCTAATTTCCAGAAACACAATCTTCATTCCAAAATTAAACGTTCCTTACAAACAAATCTTattccaaataaataaaacacagGCCGGGTAGCCAGCTGGTAATTTGGAGCAAAATAAGCAAGCAAGCAGATCGAGATGAACACGACTGCATACGTTCAGAAACAAACCTGATCACGATAAGTAAACTTAGTGCAAATTAAACacaaagaacacatataataagcataaacacaAACAAACCGGATACTCAGCGAGCGGAAATAACTTATTTGAAAcatggatcgatcg from Oryza brachyantha chromosome 3, ObraRS2, whole genome shotgun sequence carries:
- the LOC102719571 gene encoding epoxide hydrolase A-like — translated: MAAAVRHRQVEANGISMHVAEAGPAGSAAPPLLFVHGFPELWYSWRHQMGHLAALGYRCVAPDLRGYGGTTAPPEPTSYTIFHIVGDLVALLDALELPQVFLVGHDWGAIVSWNLCLLRPDRVRALVNLSVAFMPRRPAEKPLDYFRRAYGDDYYVCRFQEPGIEKEFTSFDLKRFFKLALIVQTTGSSAMSLKKMRASNKEITLPPWLSEEDISYLASVYAKTGFAGGINYYRCLNLNWELMAPWTGAKVLVPTKFIVGDGDLAYHLPGVKNYVHKGGLKKDVPMLEEVVVIKGAGHFIQQERAQEVSDHIYNYIKKFNPGVPTPTLSKL
- the LOC102719849 gene encoding epoxide hydrolase A-like isoform X2, with the protein product MAAAATIRHREVEANGISIHVAEAGGEGAPAVLFVHGFPELWYSWRHQMEHLAARGFRCLAPDLRGYGGTTAPPEIESYTAFHVVGDLVALLDALGLSKVFVVGHDWGALIAWYMCLFRPDRVAALVNTSVAFMRHIFIRSGAGAVKATDYFLKAYGPTYYICRFQEPGVAEKELAPAHARQVMRKVLCNRFTVHGAGEPESEETPLPPWLTEADVDYFAAAFERTGFTGGINYYRNMDRNWELAAPWADAKVQVPTRFVVGDGDLTYHYAGIQDYLHKGGFKADVPLLEDVVVIPGAGHFIQQERAEEVSDLIYNFLVKFTPQRN
- the LOC102719849 gene encoding epoxide hydrolase A-like isoform X1, giving the protein MAAAATIRHREVEANGISIHVAEAGGEGAPAVLFVHGFPELWYSWRHQMEHLAARGFRCLAPDLRGYGGTTAPPEIESYTAFHVVGDLVALLDALGLSKQVFVVGHDWGALIAWYMCLFRPDRVAALVNTSVAFMRHIFIRSGAGAVKATDYFLKAYGPTYYICRFQEPGVAEKELAPAHARQVMRKVLCNRFTVHGAGEPESEETPLPPWLTEADVDYFAAAFERTGFTGGINYYRNMDRNWELAAPWADAKVQVPTRFVVGDGDLTYHYAGIQDYLHKGGFKADVPLLEDVVVIPGAGHFIQQERAEEVSDLIYNFLVKFTPQRN
- the LOC102718167 gene encoding uncharacterized protein LOC102718167 → MAAASLSMSVFVVVLLLGVSAMAGLPAAHAARLPPGASPLVTACAMGPFPRLCVKDLGHRLLDIQTVVASASSKGAAIAGAPGQVDFKSLVAVAMEAATEAGAVASTVFEGKLPGFNNSVPDFKKCLNNCTVTMASAMKKIHGAAAAMKAGAKDVAKTLATRAINDVSLCTYSCRELSGDMEVMLEHSLVQFQKMMRIAVAFISKMKDAIPPPPQPLP